The region CCGGCAGAAGAAAGGCATCCAGTACCGCCTGATCGGCGGGGAAATCGATCAGATCGCGAATCCGCCAACGCAGCGCTTCGCGCAACTCCGAAGCGGGCACGGCAGGCGCCTCAACCAGCAGCAGATTATAGTCCTCCCGTCCCAGCACCAGGTGACAGGGTTTGCGCCGCAGTCCCAACTGCTCTACGCGCTCCTCCAGCAGTCGACACTGACGCTGCCTATCGCGCTCGGGGAGCCATTCTGCAATCTGAAGCAAAGGCGCAGGCGCCTCCGCTTCGGACGCGCCGCTCATGTCAGGACGGGCTTCTGCACAGACGAGCGAAACCCCGCCCTCGTTGAATTGGACGCCAACTATACCTGAACTGGATGGTCGTTTACGAAATAAGCTCAACGGCTGGCCACCTGGGCTTCCCGAATTATTGTTGACTGCCGGAATTCCGCTCCCCATTCTGTCTGAAGCGACCGTCAGGCCTGACAACATACCTGACGATAAGAGGCAATAAACATGCCTGAACGCTGGTATTATGACGCATTGAGCACGAGACTCTCCGGAGAATCGCACGAGCGCCAATAAAATCTCGCCCTGAAGGCGCTTTATATTCCTTTTTGTTATAACCAACAACATCAAACACGGATCTTTCGCACAATAGTACACGAAATCGGCTGAAAACCAATGTTCCATATTGTTTTATTTGAACCGGAAATACCCCCCAATACCGGCAACATCATCCGTCTGGCGGCCAACACCGGCTGCCACCTGCACCTGATTGAACCCCTGGGGTTCGTGCTCGATGACAAACGGCTGCGCCGCGCCGGGCTGGATTACGGTGAATGGCAGAGCCTGCAAACCTACCGGGACTGGCCCAGCTTCCTTGAACAGCGACAACCCGTGCGACTGTTTGGGCTCAGCACCAAAGGCCACCGCTACCCCAGTGAGACCCGGTTCGAGGCAGGTGACTACCTGCTGTTCGGCCCGGAAACCCGGGGACTGCCCGCCTCCATACGGGACCAGCTGGGACGGGACCGACTGCTGCGCATTCCCATGGTGGCCGACAGTCGCAGCATGAACCTTTCCAATGCCGTATCCGTAGTGACCTACGAGGCCTGGCGTCAACTGGGGTTCCCGGGCAGCCACCGCTGACGCTTGTGTACCCCGCCACAGCATCAATGACGGGGTACACTAGCTCGAACAGGCTGGTATCATGCCGTGCTCTAAGGGCGCCAGCCTGATCCAGCATTCGTACCACAGTCGATTACCAAGGGGACTCATGAGTCAAATCCAGATATTGGTGGGCAGCGTCACCGGCAATGCAGAGCACATCGCCGAGCTCGCGGCCGAGGAACTGGAGCGCAAAGGCCACCAGATCAGCATCAACAACTTTGCTCAGGTGGAAGACCTGGTTCGAAGCCCCGACGAAATTCTGCTCATCTGTACCTCCAATACCGGAGCCGGTGATCTGCCAGACAACCTGCAACCTCTGTATGTTCAGATGACCCGGGAGTATCCCGCCATTGCCGGGCGCCAATACGGCCTGATCAACCTCGGCGACAGCAGCTATACCACCTTTGGTGAAGCCGGTCAGGCCATCGACGACGCGTTTGCCGACCTCGGCGCGCAGCGAATCGGCGAACCTCTGGTACTGGATGCCTGCAGCGGCGACGACCCCGGGGAGTCCGCCCGGGAATGGCTTGAGAAGTGGGCGGCACAACTACCCAACGGAGGGCAGCCATGAGCCGTGCCCCCATCGGACTGTTTTATGGCAGCTCTACCTGCTACACCGAAATGGCGGGCGAAAAAATCCGCGCGGTGCTGGGTGAAGACCGGGTCGACATGTTCAATATTGCCGATGAACCGGTCATCACCGCCCAGTTTTACGACTATCTGATCTTTGGCATCCCGACCTGGGACTATGGTGAGCTACAGGAAGACTGGGAAGAGATCTGGGAAGAGCTGGCGGAGCTGGATCTGCGCGGCAAATCGGTCGCGCTCTACGGTCTGGGGGATCAGATTGGCTATCCCGAGTGGTTTCTCGACGCCATGGGTTACCTGCATGCGCAACTGTTGGCCCGTGGTGCCCGACTGTGCGGGTATTGGCCTCGGGAAGGCTATGAGTTTGAGGCCTCTCAGGCACTCACCCCCGAGGGTGACCAGTTTGTTGGCCTGGCGCTGGATGAAGAAAACGAGTTCGAGCTGACCGATGAGCGCATCGCGCGCTGGTGTGAACAGGTGACCCGGGAGTTCGGTTTGTGAGCGACGCCCCGGGGCCGGACCAGGACCTGGAAACCGCTCGGTTGGAGTGGGATGAAGCGGGTCAACCGATGTCCACCCGATTTGGCGATGTGTACTTCTCCCGCGCCGACGGTCTGGCCGAGACTCGGCACGTGTTCCTGAATCATAATCGGCTGGCGGAGCGCTTCCGCGCGCTGGCACAAAACCCCACGCCGGCACGCCGCTTTGTGATCGGTGAAACCGGCTTTGGCTCGGGCCTCAACTTTCTGGCCGCCTGGCAACTCTGGCGGGAGGCCGCCCCGGCGGATGCCCGACTGCATTTCATCAGTGTGGATCGTTTTCCCCTGCGGCGGGAAGACCTGGAGCGAGCCCTGGGGTTGTGGCCCGAGCTAAGGGCGCTCGCCGATGAGCTGATTGCACACTACCCACCCACCGTCGGCCCGGCATTTCATCGATTGCACCTGGACCGGGGGCGGGTGTGCCTGACACTGATTTTTGATGACGCCCAACGCGGCCTGGCCCAACTGCTGAACAGCGATCATCCGGATTTTATCCACGCGGGGCCGACCGTAGATGCCTGGTTTCTGGACGGTTTCGCGCCGGCCAAAAATGCCGACATGTGGACCCCGGAACTGTTCGCCACCCTGGCCCACCTGAGTCGGGCCGGCACCACACTGGCCACATTCACCGCGTCCGGCATGGTCCGACGCGGCCTGGCCGACGCCGGTTTCACGCCGGAGAAAGTGCCCGGTTTCGGTCGAAAGCGGGAAATGCTCACGGCACATTATGCAATGGCGGAATCCACCTCGGTGCCCGCAACGCCGAACCGCCCGATTTCCGCCCCTCATCGCCTGAACCGAAAGAAGCCGGCCCTACCCTGGGCTCTACCCTCGCACCCGGGACTGAGCCCCGACACGCCGCGAACCGCTCTGATTGTCGGAGCCGGACTGGCCGGCTGTCACAGCGCCCGGACGCTGGCCGAACGGGGCTGGCAGGTGACTGTTCTGGAGCGGCACCGCCGCGCGGCTCAGGAAGCGTCGGGCAACCCCCAGGGGTTGCTGTACGCCAAACTCTCCCCCAAAAACTCGCCACTGGCACGCTTCAACCTGTTGAGTCTGAGCTTTGCCCAGCGCTTCTACCGCACTTACTGGCACATCGATAACGGGGAAGACGCCGGACGTTTCGGCGCCGCCTGCGGGCTGCTTCAGGTAGCCACCACTGACAAAGAACGTCAGTTGCAGACCCAGATTGCTCAACGCTTTCAGGCCACACCGGAATTTGTCCGCCCGGTCGACGCCACCGAAGCCGGCAAACTCGCCGGACTGCCGCTGCCCCGGCCGGCCCTGTATTTTCCCCGGTCGGGCTGGCTGAACCCGGCCGCCCTGTGCGAAGCGCTACTTGACCACCCGAACATCCGTCTGGGGGGCGACACCACGGTCACGGACCTCTGCCAGCAGGATGAGCACTGGTGCGCCCGGGACTCGTCCAATCGAGAACATCGGGCCCGCATCGCCGTATTGGCAAACGCCCGGGCCGTGCAACACTTCGTCCAGACGGCCTCACTGCCGCTGAAGGCCATTCGCGGCCAAATTACCCAGGTGAACGCAACGGATCGAAGTCGACAATTGAGCACGGCACTCTGCGGCGATGGCTACCTCGCGCCCACGGACGGGGCCAGACACTGCCTCGGCGCCACCTTCAACCTGCACGAGACCGATACCGATTTAAAGGAACGGGATCAACGGCAAAACCTGGACCAGTTGGCCCAGTTTGGCCCCGAGGTCGCCAACCTGTTTGCGGACCAACCTTTGGCCTCGCTCGAGGGACGGGTGGCCTTTCGGTGCACAACGCCGGACTATCTGCCTCTGGTCGGGCCCGCCCCGGATCAGGCCGCCTTTCTGGAGGACTTTGCCGCCCTGCGCAAAGACGCCCGGCTGAACATTTCCCGCCCGGGGCGCTATCACCGGGGGCTGTTCATCAATGTGGGCCACGGATCGCGCGGACTGTGCTATACCCCGCTCAGCGCCGAGTTGCTGGCCGCCCACATTGAACGTGAACCAATGCCCCTGGACCGCGAACTGGTCCAGGCGCTGCATCCGGCGCGTTTTCTGATCCGGGACCTGATGCGTAACAAAATATAATAGCCCATCGCCTCAATGACGGCGGGTACCAGGATCTTCGGCGGCTGCCGCCGGTGCTTCGGGCGCAGGTTCTGGCGGGTCACTGATGATCTGGGAGCCGCTGCCACAGGCAATCACCGTGCGCATGGCCGCTTCGACACTGATATGGGGCAACAGCTCGACACAGTCTTCGGTCAGGTGGTAGACAAACCCGGACGAGGGAATCGGGGCGGTCGGCACATACACCGTGCAATCACCATTGCTGTGACGCGCGGTCACAATGGCGGTGACCGAGACCGGATTCTGACGACCCATAATATAGGCACGGCAGACTTGTCCGCGCAGCAATGAGGTATTGTTTTCGCTGCCCAGGAACTGCATGACCACTTCCCGGATGGTGCTGTAGCCGGGCGCAAAGCGGGTGAGCCACTGATCCACCCGGTTGTGTATCCAGCGGCCAATGCTGGTTTTTACCGCCAGGCCGATCAGGAAAAAAGCC is a window of Marinimicrobium sp. C6131 DNA encoding:
- the trmL gene encoding tRNA (uridine(34)/cytosine(34)/5-carboxymethylaminomethyluridine(34)-2'-O)-methyltransferase TrmL; the encoded protein is MFHIVLFEPEIPPNTGNIIRLAANTGCHLHLIEPLGFVLDDKRLRRAGLDYGEWQSLQTYRDWPSFLEQRQPVRLFGLSTKGHRYPSETRFEAGDYLLFGPETRGLPASIRDQLGRDRLLRIPMVADSRSMNLSNAVSVVTYEAWRQLGFPGSHR
- a CDS encoding flavodoxin domain-containing protein, coding for MSQIQILVGSVTGNAEHIAELAAEELERKGHQISINNFAQVEDLVRSPDEILLICTSNTGAGDLPDNLQPLYVQMTREYPAIAGRQYGLINLGDSSYTTFGEAGQAIDDAFADLGAQRIGEPLVLDACSGDDPGESAREWLEKWAAQLPNGGQP
- the fldB gene encoding flavodoxin FldB, translating into MSRAPIGLFYGSSTCYTEMAGEKIRAVLGEDRVDMFNIADEPVITAQFYDYLIFGIPTWDYGELQEDWEEIWEELAELDLRGKSVALYGLGDQIGYPEWFLDAMGYLHAQLLARGARLCGYWPREGYEFEASQALTPEGDQFVGLALDEENEFELTDERIARWCEQVTREFGL
- the mnmC gene encoding bifunctional tRNA (5-methylaminomethyl-2-thiouridine)(34)-methyltransferase MnmD/FAD-dependent 5-carboxymethylaminomethyl-2-thiouridine(34) oxidoreductase MnmC produces the protein MSDAPGPDQDLETARLEWDEAGQPMSTRFGDVYFSRADGLAETRHVFLNHNRLAERFRALAQNPTPARRFVIGETGFGSGLNFLAAWQLWREAAPADARLHFISVDRFPLRREDLERALGLWPELRALADELIAHYPPTVGPAFHRLHLDRGRVCLTLIFDDAQRGLAQLLNSDHPDFIHAGPTVDAWFLDGFAPAKNADMWTPELFATLAHLSRAGTTLATFTASGMVRRGLADAGFTPEKVPGFGRKREMLTAHYAMAESTSVPATPNRPISAPHRLNRKKPALPWALPSHPGLSPDTPRTALIVGAGLAGCHSARTLAERGWQVTVLERHRRAAQEASGNPQGLLYAKLSPKNSPLARFNLLSLSFAQRFYRTYWHIDNGEDAGRFGAACGLLQVATTDKERQLQTQIAQRFQATPEFVRPVDATEAGKLAGLPLPRPALYFPRSGWLNPAALCEALLDHPNIRLGGDTTVTDLCQQDEHWCARDSSNREHRARIAVLANARAVQHFVQTASLPLKAIRGQITQVNATDRSRQLSTALCGDGYLAPTDGARHCLGATFNLHETDTDLKERDQRQNLDQLAQFGPEVANLFADQPLASLEGRVAFRCTTPDYLPLVGPAPDQAAFLEDFAALRKDARLNISRPGRYHRGLFINVGHGSRGLCYTPLSAELLAAHIEREPMPLDRELVQALHPARFLIRDLMRNKI
- a CDS encoding DUF502 domain-containing protein yields the protein MKRWQSFVGLTLLGGLMVALPIAIFIFILQWLLGLVTAVIAPISTWLASWAPLAEQVADLLGIVLVLGAFFLIGLAVKTSIGRWIHNRVDQWLTRFAPGYSTIREVVMQFLGSENNTSLLRGQVCRAYIMGRQNPVSVTAIVTARHSNGDCTVYVPTAPIPSSGFVYHLTEDCVELLPHISVEAAMRTVIACGSGSQIISDPPEPAPEAPAAAAEDPGTRRH